One genomic window of Pocillopora verrucosa isolate sample1 chromosome 8, ASM3666991v2, whole genome shotgun sequence includes the following:
- the LOC131798578 gene encoding uncharacterized protein isoform X2 translates to MLIFVLVYLSLPAKTQPEEDGVLFEIKENVFKFDGNSIWQGKANSLLSCSRTCASQSACKRVIFEGSKGTCLLLGEGQTHLANTLVKQDGTFYLKKITSTGVYSLLGTSKSAAIASCQALHSQSQSGVYWIDPDGGSHTNAFRAYCDMKTDGGGWTLVWSYSFTNNVDFTAHSNAVTPRPNWQVTPEVNVPISTTPPLNETNFNAMNFSLWKLLGRQILIKSNINNWLVCHPGTGSLVDWQEGEVSCKVVKHVTNTCTSALAPSKISPSKGYGPKLYRDSEWYSLYYYFDGYTGKDWPSHDPCGTSKSNHLKNVVNPRGNIYIRA, encoded by the exons atgcTGATTTTCGTGCTCGTTTATTTGTCCTTACCAGCAAAAACCCAGCCAGAAGAGGATGGTGTCTTgtttgaaatcaaagaaaacgtttttaaatTTGATGGAAACTCTATTTGGCAGGGAAAAGCAAACTCTTTATTGAGCTGTTCCCGGACATGTGCGAGTCAATCAGCTTGTAAACGGGTTATTTTTGAAGGAAGCAAAGGAACATGCTTGCTTCTCGGTGAAGGTCAAACACACTTGGCAAATACGCTTGTTAAACAAGATGGaaccttttatttgaaaaag ATCACCTCAACAGGAGTTTACAGTTTATTGG GTACCTCTAAATCGGCAGCAATTGCCTCGTGCCAGGCCCTTCATAGCCAATCTCAGTCGGGTGTTTATTGGATTGATCCTGACGGTGGATCCCACACAAACGCCTTCAGAGCGTattgtgacatgaaaaccgaTGGAGGAGGCTGGACTCTAGTGTGGAGCTACTCCTTCACTAATAACGTAGATTTTACAGCTCATTCAAATGCAGTGACACCGAGACCCAACTGGCAAGTGACCCCTGAAGTGAATGTCCCTATATCAACAACTCCTCctttaaatgaaacaaacttcaaCGCCATGAATTTCTCGCTCTGGAAACTACTCGGCAGACAAATCCTTATCAAGAGCAACATAAATAACTGGCTGGTGTGTCATCCAGGAACTGGAAGTTTGGTTGATTGGCAAGAAGGGGAAGTCAGCTGTAAGGTAGTGAAACACGTGACTAACACCTGTACAAGTGCTTTGGCACCTTCCAAAATATCCCCAAGTAAAGGTTATGGACCAAAACTTTACAGAGATAGTGAATGGTACAGCCTTTACTATTACTTCGATGGATACACTGGCAAAGACTGGCCGTCTCACGATCCTTGTGGTACGAGCAAGAgcaatcatttaaaaaatgtcgTTAATCCACgtggaaatatatatattcgTGCATAG
- the LOC131798578 gene encoding uncharacterized protein isoform X1 has translation MKRCFRCFGLKGRSHWDTAMLIFVLVYLSLPAKTQPEEDGVLFEIKENVFKFDGNSIWQGKANSLLSCSRTCASQSACKRVIFEGSKGTCLLLGEGQTHLANTLVKQDGTFYLKKITSTGVYSLLGTSKSAAIASCQALHSQSQSGVYWIDPDGGSHTNAFRAYCDMKTDGGGWTLVWSYSFTNNVDFTAHSNAVTPRPNWQVTPEVNVPISTTPPLNETNFNAMNFSLWKLLGRQILIKSNINNWLVCHPGTGSLVDWQEGEVSCKVVKHVTNTCTSALAPSKISPSKGYGPKLYRDSEWYSLYYYFDGYTGKDWPSHDPCGTSKSNHLKNVVNPRGNIYIRA, from the exons ATGAAGCGATGCTTCCGTTGTTTTGGTTTGAAAGGAAGATCACACTGGGACACAGCC atgcTGATTTTCGTGCTCGTTTATTTGTCCTTACCAGCAAAAACCCAGCCAGAAGAGGATGGTGTCTTgtttgaaatcaaagaaaacgtttttaaatTTGATGGAAACTCTATTTGGCAGGGAAAAGCAAACTCTTTATTGAGCTGTTCCCGGACATGTGCGAGTCAATCAGCTTGTAAACGGGTTATTTTTGAAGGAAGCAAAGGAACATGCTTGCTTCTCGGTGAAGGTCAAACACACTTGGCAAATACGCTTGTTAAACAAGATGGaaccttttatttgaaaaag ATCACCTCAACAGGAGTTTACAGTTTATTGG GTACCTCTAAATCGGCAGCAATTGCCTCGTGCCAGGCCCTTCATAGCCAATCTCAGTCGGGTGTTTATTGGATTGATCCTGACGGTGGATCCCACACAAACGCCTTCAGAGCGTattgtgacatgaaaaccgaTGGAGGAGGCTGGACTCTAGTGTGGAGCTACTCCTTCACTAATAACGTAGATTTTACAGCTCATTCAAATGCAGTGACACCGAGACCCAACTGGCAAGTGACCCCTGAAGTGAATGTCCCTATATCAACAACTCCTCctttaaatgaaacaaacttcaaCGCCATGAATTTCTCGCTCTGGAAACTACTCGGCAGACAAATCCTTATCAAGAGCAACATAAATAACTGGCTGGTGTGTCATCCAGGAACTGGAAGTTTGGTTGATTGGCAAGAAGGGGAAGTCAGCTGTAAGGTAGTGAAACACGTGACTAACACCTGTACAAGTGCTTTGGCACCTTCCAAAATATCCCCAAGTAAAGGTTATGGACCAAAACTTTACAGAGATAGTGAATGGTACAGCCTTTACTATTACTTCGATGGATACACTGGCAAAGACTGGCCGTCTCACGATCCTTGTGGTACGAGCAAGAgcaatcatttaaaaaatgtcgTTAATCCACgtggaaatatatatattcgTGCATAG